The Triticum aestivum cultivar Chinese Spring chromosome 7B, IWGSC CS RefSeq v2.1, whole genome shotgun sequence genome window below encodes:
- the LOC123156927 gene encoding tetratricopeptide repeat protein 27 homolog isoform X2, with translation MAACSRSPTFLREAELRLLRCTLPTAASRPLTPSPPPVHPLGPVAASALAAVEHGDYAAALASAVPHILRASALTVADHDSPAQFYEHLAAAAELFVLGDVGGGAADEGFECRCALVLSAAVAALLAFTQQNVTGPPRKCPPGPFFSTSSLDDGWYIDAGGKQDQLASFDSHVHGKFVPFWTSSLVEMWYSDSGGKWQAWASHHLASFGSHVNGKFLLLQLIVFAELLLTSIKSLDSDFWSISWWLCRLSMSQQNILDELSSSLFDQVQVYKNKMLAHFGELETVSSYWGSLLGDGEGSSLVSAALLEAGLAEYKNGRVDASRLHLDSAEKVCGIHLSLTGILGFRTIHQVDAKSQMVLITKTTKPAADEGQSTDQRGAPDDVVALRKMRSSVPGESDEFCDILRKPLLTENVNGSSSGSTQISLTPVQQAAVLAQCLHVSRRSRSDEMSEWEMAPYIESIDSQDDSCYVVRCLCDILRIRWESTRSRTKQRALLMMENLIEETNKEFPVASERARLVFGVHMPTLPALRKEYGDLLISCGLLGEALNVFKDLELWDNLIYCYRLSGKVADAVSLINTRLSITPNDPKLWCSLGDATNNDDHYKKALEVSNNKSARALRSLARSAYNKNDFYTSKILWESALALNALYPDGWFAYGITAWKDKDLEKALDAFSRAVQIDPENGEAWNNIACLHMIRGRSQVSVQSFREAVKFKRNSWQVWENYSKVALDTHNIRLTLEATKMVLNLSFNKRFNVDLLDRVMTTLEEQATHLDDTQDAKSIGNTSDDSNKETRQSSQLLDIIGDILEQIVNSGASVPEICGLSARYHKSKGDLEKCSKALRSQVQYLKGSELCHDHKKFKKYAQASLQLCKFYMEISSMTGSKKELLLAEMHLKSSLKEAQRSIKNLMTALLN, from the exons ATGGCAGCATGCAGCCGTTCTCCTACCTTCCTCCGTGAGGCCGAGCTCCGCCTCCTGCGCTGTACCCTCCCCACCGCAGCCTCCCGACCACTGACCCCTTCACCTCCCCCGGTCCACCCGCTCGGCCCcgtcgccgcctccgccctcgcagCTGTCGAGCATGGGGACTACGCGGCTGCGCTCGCCTCCGCTGTCCCGCACATCCTGCGCGCCTCTGCCTTAACCGTGGCTGACCATGACTCCCCTGCGCAGTTCTACGAACACCTCGCTGCCGCTGCCGAGCTGTTCGTCCTGGGGGATGTCGGAGGGGGGGCGGCGGACGAGGGGTTCGAGTGCAGGTGCGCGCTTGTTCTCTccgcagcggtggcggcgctgctcGCATTCACGCAGCAGAACGTGACAGG GCCTCCAAGAAAATGTCCACCTGGTCCTTTCTTTAGTACTTCATCATTGGATGACGGCTGGTATATTGATGCTGGAGGCAAGCAGGATCAATTGGCCTCCTTTGATTCACATGTTCATGGGAAATTCGTTCCTTTCTGGACTTCATCATTGGTTGAAATGTGGTATAGTGACTCTGGAGGCAAATGGCAGGCATGGGCTTCTCATCATTTAGCTTCTTTTGGTTCCCATGTTAATGGGAAATTCTTGCTCTTGCAG TTAATTGTCTTTGCGGAACTTCTGTTGACAAGCATAAAGAGCCTAGACTCTGATTTTTGGAGTATATCATGGTGGCTGTGCAGATTATCCATGTCCCAGCAGAATATTTTAGATGAGCTATCATCCTCTTTGTTTGATCAAGTACAGGTGTACAAAAATAAAATGTTGGCCCACTTTGGTGAACTTGAAACGGTTTCTAGCTACTGGGGTTCTTTATTAGGTGATGGAGAAGGCTCTTCTTTAGTCTCAGCTGCTCTTTTAGAAGCTGGACTTGCAGAGTATAAGAATGGTCGAGTTGATGCTTCAAG GTTGCATCTGGATAGTGCTGAAAAGGTATGTGGGATTCATCTTTCCCTCACAGGGATCCTTGGTTTTCGAACAATACACCAG GTGGACGCGAAGTCCCAAATGGTACTTATTACAAAGACCACTAAACCAGCAGCTGATGAGGGGCAATCGACAGATCAAAGAGGAGCTCCGGATGATGTTGTGGCTTTGAGAAAGATGAGGAGCTCTGTTCCTGGTGAAAGCGATGAATTTTGTGATATACTAAGAAAGCCTTTGCTAACAGAAAATGTGAACGGCTCGAGTAGTGGAAGCACACAGATATCACTAACTCCGGTCCAGCAGGCTGCTGTACTTGCACAATGTTTACATGTTAGTCGGAGGAGTCGGAGTGATGAAATGTCTG AATGGGAGATGGCACCGTACATAGAGTCAATTGATTCTCAAGATGATTCGTGCTATGTG GTCAGGTGCCTGTGTGATATTCTGCGTATTAGGTGGGAGTCCACCCGCAGTCGGACAAAACAGCGTGCACTGTTAATGATGGAGAATTTG ATTGAAGAAACGAACAAAGAATTTCCAGTGGCTTCAGAAAGAGCCAGATTGGTTTTTGGAGTCCATATGCCGACTCTCCCTGCATTAAGGAA AGAATATGGCGACCTGTTGATAAGCTGTGGTTTACTTGGAGAAGCCCTGAATGTTTTCAAAGATCTCGAATTGTGGGATAATCTTATCTATTGCTATCG ATTATCGGGTAAAGTTGCTGATGCAGTTAGTCTAATAAATACACGGCTCTCCATTACACCCAATGACCCAAAATTATG gtGTTCACTTGGTGACGCTACAAATAACGATGATCATTATAAGAAAGCATTGGAAGTCTCCAATAATAAATCTGCTCGAGCTCTG CGTTCTCTGGCTCGTAGTGCGTACAACAAGAACGACTTCTATACATCCAAAATTCTTTG GGAATCTGCATTGGCATTGAATGCGTTGTATCCAGATGGCTGGTTTGCCTATGGTATAACTGCATGGAAG GATAAAGATCTTGAGAAGGCTTTGGATGCTTTTAGTCGTGCTGTGCAGATAGATCCTGAAAATGGAGAAGCATGGAACAATATAGCCTGCCt GCACATGATTAGAGGGAGAAGTCAAGTATCAGTCCAGTCATTCAGGGAAGCTGTTAAGTTCAA GAGGAATAGTTGGCAAGTTTGGGAAAATTACAGTAAGGTTGCTTTGGACACACACAATATTCGACTG ACACTTGAAGCTACCAAAATGGTATTAAATTTGTCCTTCAACAAGCGCTTCAATGTTGATTTATTGGACAGGGTGATGACCACCCTCGAAGAACAAGCTACTCATCTTGATGATACTCAAGACGCTAAATCCATCGGCAACACTTCAGATGATTCAAATAAAGAGACCAGGCAATCAAGTCAATTATTAGATATAATTGGTGATATCCTTGAGCAG ATTGTAAACAGTGGGGCTAGCGTTCCAGAGATATGTGGATTATCTGCTAGATACCATAAGAGCAAGGGTGACCTTGAGAAATGTTCTAAAGCTTTGCGCAGTCAAGTTCAGTATCTAAAG GGTTCAGAATTATGTCATGACCATAAGAAGTTCAAAAAGTATGCTCAAGCTTCTTTGCAGCTTTGCAAGTTCTACATGGAAATTTCATCCATGACAGGAAGCAAAAAAGAATTATTGTTAGCGGAGATGCATCTTAAAAGCTCCTTGAAAGAG GCTCAAAGGAGTATAAAGAACTTGATGACTGCCTTGTTGAATTAA
- the LOC123156927 gene encoding tetratricopeptide repeat protein 27 homolog isoform X1: protein MAACSRSPTFLREAELRLLRCTLPTAASRPLTPSPPPVHPLGPVAASALAAVEHGDYAAALASAVPHILRASALTVADHDSPAQFYEHLAAAAELFVLGDVGGGAADEGFECRCALVLSAAVAALLAFTQQNVTGPPRKCPPGPFFSTSSLDDGWYIDAGGKQDQLASFDSHVHGKFVPFWTSSLVEMWYSDSGGKWQAWASHHLASFGSHVNGKFLLLQLIVFAELLLTSIKSLDSDFWSISWWLCRLSMSQQNILDELSSSLFDQVQVYKNKMLAHFGELETVSSYWGSLLGDGEGSSLVSAALLEAGLAEYKNGRVDASRLHLDSAEKVCGIHLSLTGILGFRTIHQVDAKSQMVLITKTTKPAADEGQSTDQRGAPDDVVALRKMRSSVPGESDEFCDILRKPLLTENVNGSSSGSTQISLTPVQQAAVLAQCLHVSRRSRSDEMSEWEMAPYIESIDSQDDSCYVVRCLCDILRIRWESTRSRTKQRALLMMENLIEETNKEFPVASERARLVFGVHMPTLPALRKEYGDLLISCGLLGEALNVFKDLELWDNLIYCYRLSGKVADAVSLINTRLSITPNDPKLWCSLGDATNNDDHYKKALEVSNNKSARALRSLARSAYNKNDFYTSKILWESALALNALYPDGWFAYGITAWKDKDLEKALDAFSRAVQIDPENGEAWNNIACLHMIRGRSQVSVQSFREAVKFKRNSWQVWENYSKVALDTHNIRLTLEATKMVLNLSFNKRFNVDLLDRVMTTLEEQATHLDDTQDAKSIGNTSDDSNKETRQSSQLLDIIGDILEQIVNSGASVPEICGLSARYHKSKGDLEKCSKALRSQVQYLKGSELCHDHKKFKKYAQASLQLCKFYMEISSMTGSKKELLLAEMHLKSSLKEGLNFVGSKEYKELDDCLVELKDLIGAA from the exons ATGGCAGCATGCAGCCGTTCTCCTACCTTCCTCCGTGAGGCCGAGCTCCGCCTCCTGCGCTGTACCCTCCCCACCGCAGCCTCCCGACCACTGACCCCTTCACCTCCCCCGGTCCACCCGCTCGGCCCcgtcgccgcctccgccctcgcagCTGTCGAGCATGGGGACTACGCGGCTGCGCTCGCCTCCGCTGTCCCGCACATCCTGCGCGCCTCTGCCTTAACCGTGGCTGACCATGACTCCCCTGCGCAGTTCTACGAACACCTCGCTGCCGCTGCCGAGCTGTTCGTCCTGGGGGATGTCGGAGGGGGGGCGGCGGACGAGGGGTTCGAGTGCAGGTGCGCGCTTGTTCTCTccgcagcggtggcggcgctgctcGCATTCACGCAGCAGAACGTGACAGG GCCTCCAAGAAAATGTCCACCTGGTCCTTTCTTTAGTACTTCATCATTGGATGACGGCTGGTATATTGATGCTGGAGGCAAGCAGGATCAATTGGCCTCCTTTGATTCACATGTTCATGGGAAATTCGTTCCTTTCTGGACTTCATCATTGGTTGAAATGTGGTATAGTGACTCTGGAGGCAAATGGCAGGCATGGGCTTCTCATCATTTAGCTTCTTTTGGTTCCCATGTTAATGGGAAATTCTTGCTCTTGCAG TTAATTGTCTTTGCGGAACTTCTGTTGACAAGCATAAAGAGCCTAGACTCTGATTTTTGGAGTATATCATGGTGGCTGTGCAGATTATCCATGTCCCAGCAGAATATTTTAGATGAGCTATCATCCTCTTTGTTTGATCAAGTACAGGTGTACAAAAATAAAATGTTGGCCCACTTTGGTGAACTTGAAACGGTTTCTAGCTACTGGGGTTCTTTATTAGGTGATGGAGAAGGCTCTTCTTTAGTCTCAGCTGCTCTTTTAGAAGCTGGACTTGCAGAGTATAAGAATGGTCGAGTTGATGCTTCAAG GTTGCATCTGGATAGTGCTGAAAAGGTATGTGGGATTCATCTTTCCCTCACAGGGATCCTTGGTTTTCGAACAATACACCAG GTGGACGCGAAGTCCCAAATGGTACTTATTACAAAGACCACTAAACCAGCAGCTGATGAGGGGCAATCGACAGATCAAAGAGGAGCTCCGGATGATGTTGTGGCTTTGAGAAAGATGAGGAGCTCTGTTCCTGGTGAAAGCGATGAATTTTGTGATATACTAAGAAAGCCTTTGCTAACAGAAAATGTGAACGGCTCGAGTAGTGGAAGCACACAGATATCACTAACTCCGGTCCAGCAGGCTGCTGTACTTGCACAATGTTTACATGTTAGTCGGAGGAGTCGGAGTGATGAAATGTCTG AATGGGAGATGGCACCGTACATAGAGTCAATTGATTCTCAAGATGATTCGTGCTATGTG GTCAGGTGCCTGTGTGATATTCTGCGTATTAGGTGGGAGTCCACCCGCAGTCGGACAAAACAGCGTGCACTGTTAATGATGGAGAATTTG ATTGAAGAAACGAACAAAGAATTTCCAGTGGCTTCAGAAAGAGCCAGATTGGTTTTTGGAGTCCATATGCCGACTCTCCCTGCATTAAGGAA AGAATATGGCGACCTGTTGATAAGCTGTGGTTTACTTGGAGAAGCCCTGAATGTTTTCAAAGATCTCGAATTGTGGGATAATCTTATCTATTGCTATCG ATTATCGGGTAAAGTTGCTGATGCAGTTAGTCTAATAAATACACGGCTCTCCATTACACCCAATGACCCAAAATTATG gtGTTCACTTGGTGACGCTACAAATAACGATGATCATTATAAGAAAGCATTGGAAGTCTCCAATAATAAATCTGCTCGAGCTCTG CGTTCTCTGGCTCGTAGTGCGTACAACAAGAACGACTTCTATACATCCAAAATTCTTTG GGAATCTGCATTGGCATTGAATGCGTTGTATCCAGATGGCTGGTTTGCCTATGGTATAACTGCATGGAAG GATAAAGATCTTGAGAAGGCTTTGGATGCTTTTAGTCGTGCTGTGCAGATAGATCCTGAAAATGGAGAAGCATGGAACAATATAGCCTGCCt GCACATGATTAGAGGGAGAAGTCAAGTATCAGTCCAGTCATTCAGGGAAGCTGTTAAGTTCAA GAGGAATAGTTGGCAAGTTTGGGAAAATTACAGTAAGGTTGCTTTGGACACACACAATATTCGACTG ACACTTGAAGCTACCAAAATGGTATTAAATTTGTCCTTCAACAAGCGCTTCAATGTTGATTTATTGGACAGGGTGATGACCACCCTCGAAGAACAAGCTACTCATCTTGATGATACTCAAGACGCTAAATCCATCGGCAACACTTCAGATGATTCAAATAAAGAGACCAGGCAATCAAGTCAATTATTAGATATAATTGGTGATATCCTTGAGCAG ATTGTAAACAGTGGGGCTAGCGTTCCAGAGATATGTGGATTATCTGCTAGATACCATAAGAGCAAGGGTGACCTTGAGAAATGTTCTAAAGCTTTGCGCAGTCAAGTTCAGTATCTAAAG GGTTCAGAATTATGTCATGACCATAAGAAGTTCAAAAAGTATGCTCAAGCTTCTTTGCAGCTTTGCAAGTTCTACATGGAAATTTCATCCATGACAGGAAGCAAAAAAGAATTATTGTTAGCGGAGATGCATCTTAAAAGCTCCTTGAAAGAG GGCTTGAACTTTGTAGGCTCAAAGGAGTATAAAGAACTTGATGACTGCCTTGTTGAATTAAAGGACCTGATTGGTGCTGCCTAG